Genomic window (Candidatus Scalindua japonica):
AGGGCTAAGCTTAATTGAATAGTATCAACCGTTCTTATATATTTCTCTTCTATGACCTACTGCCTAAATTAATATCAATTCACTTTCAATTGTATAAACAACTCTCCAATCGCCTAGCCTTAGTTTAAAAGATCCCTTGAAATCACCGGACAAAGACTCAGGAGTTATGCTATCAAAATTATTAGAAAGCCATGAAACCTTTTTGAGAATACGTCTGATTATTGGTTTGTCAAGCCGTGATAAATCTTCTATTGCATCTTCCTGTCCATTCTACCTTAGCCAAATTTCTTTAGTACCTCATCATGCGAAACTTTCTTAGGAACATTCCTTAGTCTTCGTTCTAATTTTTCCTTAAAACCTTTTTCCAGGTGCAATCCTGAGTCAGGATCTCCTATTATATTAACCAAGAATGCATTAAGCCGAAAACAATTAAAATCCCTGCGTGGTATCGCATTAATTTATAATGACAAAAAATGGTATTTATATATACAAGCTTTCAGATACTCACTTATTAGTTGAGTTTTCAGACAATGAAGGGCAAGTTTATAAGCAAATACCAATACATCAAAATAATTTGCTTGTGTTGCATCAAATAACAGAAAATCTTGAGGTTGGTTAAGCATTAAAATTTGGTCTAAACAATATCGGAAAGTCTGAAACGCTGGCTGGTATCCAATTTCTCAATCCTGCTTCTCCATCCATAAACTATAACTCAAAAAAACACGCCCTCCACACTTGCCCCGCGTACCCCGTGGAATCAGCGTAACCTGTAATTTGCAACTTTAGTCACTTTAGCTCACTTTAATCTTCTTGCCCGACTAGTTTTTTGCGGGTAGTACACTTAAATGTAACTTCCACATTACATGATATATCGCACAACCATATTCAATCCTTGGTATCCTCGGCATAAGTAAGAATATAGCTATATTGAGGAATACTGTCTATACTTATAGACTCCACTTCACACTTTTTTTAGAGGAGCAACTCGTGGAGGGATAGCCGAGTGAGGTGGCGATAATATAATCGTAATGAGATTGGTAAGGAAGACATTAACCCCTGTCAATGCTTCCCCACGCCCTCGCGGGTCGTCGAGGCATGACTCGGGGTCAATGTGACTCGCTACGCCTTCATTGTAAGACCCTTTCATTCTCTACTCTCCGCCGATTTTAATCGGCGCTTTCGGTCTGACCCTACATACTTCTTCATTAGCCCTGAATTAATTTGTACAAATCATTTGACTTGTTATAATTACAACAATATTCTGTGCAAGTTGTTTTGAATGATTATATACTCATTCTTATTCTCGCTAAGTGATAATTATAGTAGATCAAAAAGAAGAAATCAGACTTTTTAAAAGCAAAATCAGCAAAATCTGTTATAGTGGAATAAAGCTGAAATATGAAAAAGATTATAAGATTTGACAGACATGCACGACGTAGAATGAAATGGAGGAGAATCCCTGAGGAGGAAGTCAAACTTATTCTCGATAAGCCTGATAAAACAGAGCAATCAATAAAGGGAAGAATAAATGTTTATAAAACAATCGGAACAAGATATCTAAAAGTTACTTTTAAAGAATTTCCTGATGAGATACTTATTATAAGTGTTGTAGATAAAAGCTAAGGAGGTAAAATGAAGATCGAATATAGCAAAGAAGCAGATGCAATCTATGTTTACTTCAAAGAGGAATTCGTGGCAAAGTCCAAAGAGATTGAAGATGGCGTTGTTATTGACTTTGATGAAAAAGGTCAATTAATAGGAATTGAGGTATTGGATGTAAGCCAGCGATACAGTCTTTCCGATATTGTTAATGTAAATATTGAAAATCTTCCCGTAGAAGCGATTAGCAAGTAAAAATTTTTCCATTTGGTGCTGGGGTTCCTATCTCCATCTTGAATACTAGCGAAAGGATCTATCCTGCTTCTCCGTCCATATGTTCTTTTCTGCATTCTACTTTCAAGGTCTGACCCTAATTTTTTTCAAAGATAAAGAATTGACCCCACATCAGACTTCATATGCAAAGATATCAACGGAAAACCTTGCAGACATTTCCCCCATTATTTCGGTAAACAAACTACGGTCTTTATCATCACGGAAAATCGCTTTCCGCTCGTTCCCTCGCGATAGAACGTGATAAAATGCACCCTCATATTCAATGCGCAATTGCCTTGTCATAGCAAGACAATATCATATCACTTTATTTATGTCAACGCGCTATTCACTTTTCAAGATGTGACACCAAGACCTGCGCAATTACTTGACTATCAGAATTTTGAAATCAGGAAGAGATTTG
Coding sequences:
- a CDS encoding DUF2283 domain-containing protein; protein product: MKIEYSKEADAIYVYFKEEFVAKSKEIEDGVVIDFDEKGQLIGIEVLDVSQRYSLSDIVNVNIENLPVEAISK
- a CDS encoding DUF4258 domain-containing protein; protein product: MKKIIRFDRHARRRMKWRRIPEEEVKLILDKPDKTEQSIKGRINVYKTIGTRYLKVTFKEFPDEILIISVVDKS
- a CDS encoding type II toxin-antitoxin system RelE/ParE family toxin; this translates as MEDLSRLDKPIIRRILKKVSWLSNNFDSITPESLSGDFKGSFKLRLGDWRVVYTIESELILI